A window of Chrysoperla carnea chromosome 3, inChrCarn1.1, whole genome shotgun sequence genomic DNA:
CATGGTATATTTGTGGCTCCCAATACTAAGATTCCATCGTTATCATTACCCACACCTTGCATTTGTACtaaaaattctgttttaatACGTCGTGCGGATTCCGATTCATTATCGGAACGAGATGAGCATAGTGAATCTACTTCATCGATAAATATGATACTAGGTTTATGTTGTCTGGcaagttcaaataaattttttaccaacTTTTCGGATTCACCAAGCCATTTGGAAACCAGATCAGATGATGAAACGGAGAAAAATGTTGAGTTATTTGCTTCGGTTGCGACAGCTTTTGCTAAATATGATTTACCAGTTCCTGGAGgctagatatttattttgaaattagtaACAGTTGTTATATAAAGGACTTACaattttctaaagttttttcttttttgtatttgaataaattatgcCAGGGTCGAATTATGGCTTACAATTATATGCATAAAGCTCGGGTAATTTTGGGAATCTAAAACTtctaaatctataaataaattgaaggtAAATTTCGAAGAAACAAGGCATTTGCCCATAAGTAATTATCCCATAAACAAGTATAATATAAATCGAAAAGGATATACGGACATTATCGTGAGCTTCACGTTAAGATGATTTGTAGTAGATAATTAGCGTGAACAGaatattatctaattttttgaGGAAAAGCAATAGTTTTTCCATGTGgttgcgttcattcactgatccacGGGTTGGTCTTTAATGGGGTCCTTTAACCCTTTGATTACATCCATTCACTAAAGATCAGAAAATCTGAGAAAAGCTTAAAAAacttacataatattttgtttacgcTTATCATCTACTCCAAATTATGTTAACGTGAGACTAAAGCGACGTTTAACCGCATGATAACCAGCTActtaatttttggatttttacatcacttgataacttttgtgCCAAATATGGGACATTCATTCTTCATTTAAAATGACGAAAAATCACAAACTAATGATATTTTATGCCCCATGTacgggaaattttgaaaactattagtttaaatttatttttaaactttcaaattatcggattgttataatattaaactcaaaatttgaaaaaaaaaaaaacaaaattttttccatcagTCAATTGTGTTCAACGGttgcaaaatattttgtccCATATTTGGGACAAAAGTTATGAGGTTAAATTCAATACTATTTTAGTCATCCGTaagaaaaatcgttttaaagcttACTAAACATGTCTCTAAAAAGGGATAGTTTATGTTTCTTACTAAAAtgcttaattcaaaaatatgttactAATTAAAATCCTTAATATTTCGATAGATCGTACTTACTCCAAATAGCAAAATTCCTTTCCAAGGTATTCGCTTGCCAGTAAATAAATGCGGAAACCGTATCGGTAAAATAACAGCCTCTTTCAAAGCTTCTTTAGCACCTTCCAAACCAGCTACATCAGCCCATCGAACACTTGGTTTTTCCACAACGATTGCGCCTTCTAATTtactttgcaattttttcttCTCAGGATCATCTGAATCACTATCGCTATCACTTTTCTTGTCATccctaaatttacaaaaaacatatttaaaaaaatcatatttctaattataagaagttttaattttagaacgcaaattattgacaaaaactTACTTAGATGAACTTTCGCCTTCCTTTACTGGCTTTCGTTttccttttttcaaatattcctTCAATTTTTCAGCACGATCTAAGTATTGCATACATTTCGCACGAATACTTTCTTTGGCTTTTTCACCCTGGGCTTCATCTGtaagataataaatttagttaCTGCATGAAATTctctgttaataaaataattttatttacacttaatcgcatgaagaaaatattcaacGCCGTGCTCGTAAAGTCGCAATGCTtcctcataatttttgttaCGATCTTCTTCAGTGGCTTTCGTTACTAATTCAATGGCTTTTTGTAAGGTATTTCCACCAGCcatattcttaaattaaaaggTTATGATAGGTTATCATACAAATTTAACTGACTTATTAAACGataactattaaatattttgaaataaatatgtttaaaaaagattgttttattttgaaaatttaattattcaaaaaatactgAATGTCAAAATTAAATGAGTCATGTGAAACTTacgatatatatttaatacgtttatgtaaagattttaaaataaatgtataggccttaattattaaaataatacattaaattatggtaatattaaatgaaaattgtattgaaattatgaattaaaatccTTATTTTTTACTGTCATAACTGCATATTCCAATTTAGTTCTTTTAGCGTTATGACGTCATTTGAATTCGTAAGGTGTGTATTCTATTGGTTC
This region includes:
- the LOC123294983 gene encoding vacuolar protein sorting-associated protein 4; the encoded protein is MAGGNTLQKAIELVTKATEEDRNKNYEEALRLYEHGVEYFLHAIKYEAQGEKAKESIRAKCMQYLDRAEKLKEYLKKGKRKPVKEGESSSKDDKKSDSDSDSDDPEKKKLQSKLEGAIVVEKPSVRWADVAGLEGAKEALKEAVILPIRFPHLFTGKRIPWKGILLFGPPGTGKSYLAKAVATEANNSTFFSVSSSDLVSKWLGESEKLVKNLFELARQHKPSIIFIDEVDSLCSSRSDNESESARRIKTEFLVQMQGVGNDNDGILVLGATNIPWVLDSAIRRRFEKRIYIPLPDEPARQFMFKLHLGNTSHQITEADFRSLAAKTDGYSGADISIVVRDALMQPVRKVQTATHFKRVSGPSPVDKTTIVHDLLTPCSPGEDGAIEMSWMDVPGDKLFEPPVTLSDMLKSIATSKPTVNDEDLAKLDKFKEDFGQEG